The Calditrichota bacterium genome contains a region encoding:
- a CDS encoding DUF4258 domain-containing protein, with protein sequence MRVIERELEGSWVVQTLKHPDWTEMGPEGNLHYMARIPEFGGRILRVVVSQRVEPPQIVTIFFDRRIKRER encoded by the coding sequence ATCCGTGTCATTGAGCGTGAATTGGAAGGCAGTTGGGTTGTGCAAACATTGAAACATCCTGATTGGACTGAGATGGGACCGGAGGGAAACTTGCATTATATGGCAAGAATACCGGAATTTGGGGGGCGAATTCTAAGAGTTGTAGTCAGCCAACGAGTTGAGCCTCCGCAGATCGTTACCATTTTCTTCGACCGTCGCATCAAGAGAGAGAGATGA
- a CDS encoding DUF2283 domain-containing protein, protein MRLRIDKVDDALYLRLDETRIVESEEVEPGVILDFDSEGRVVGIELLDLSSRMPVEEIGRLQLETV, encoded by the coding sequence ATGAGACTTAGAATTGATAAGGTTGATGACGCACTTTATCTCAGGCTGGACGAGACGAGAATTGTCGAGTCTGAGGAAGTTGAGCCGGGCGTCATACTGGACTTCGACTCCGAAGGAAGAGTCGTCGGGATTGAGTTGCTCGATCTTAGCAGCCGGATGCCGGTTGAAGAGATTGGGCGTTTGCAGTTGGAAACAGTGTAA